From Daucus carota subsp. sativus chromosome 6, DH1 v3.0, whole genome shotgun sequence, the proteins below share one genomic window:
- the LOC108227286 gene encoding zinc finger CCCH domain-containing protein 53: protein MDSYEATRVVYSRIQNLDPDNASKIMGLLLIQDHGEKEMIRLAFGPESLVHSIVVKARKDLGLSSSNTPTTPSTPSSPMPFSRHNSSNSSASSRLLNGISLPSPLSIPNPSSSNSSWAAASNFSEDLASPNTCLGPYNVGGVSNLGIRSSSSSTMNSSAPPFYGNGKRDSDLIDEFELQDQLSFLNDGYYPDSALSPNGSGSDGGALFNSYAGGGAARSWNGGADTINGLAHRRSCSVSDVFLGSDDPAGGFGWKPCLYYARGYCKNGTSCRFLHEGASDSDPLVGSPSKLELMEQCHELLRSKSAQQQRLAAASQLMGGSNFPYSPKCMNLLLQQQNDSPRAAAAAALMMGEEMNKFARSPRQERSEFAMNGMVNPVSRQIYLTFPADSTFREEDVSNYFSIFGPVQDVRIPYQQKRMFGFVTFVYPDTVKLILAKGNPHFVCDARVLVKPYKEKGKVPDKFRKQQHMDRLEFCGSPTGLDLRDPFDLHVEARMLQNTQDILWRRKLEEQAELHQAIELQNQRLLNLQLLDVKRSNHHRAFSTGAVISSPMHSPNIHNRGVMLSSLDRRTPEFLEENGPALTLPNNAPPAVNLQQTANVNEKEKCLSSTSDQNSNDRSPRDDKDDKENDLLESLEHNLPDNLFSSPKAAREYMSAFSADTTTLEENGNEAVVSAPVPTNNLMASSLLPATSTLDMASLKSCYFQVPRFSSNHGAIEM, encoded by the exons ATGGATTCCTATGAGGCAACAAGGGTTGTATATTCAAGAATCCAGAACTTGGATCCTGATAATGCTTCTAAAATTATGGGTCTTCTCTTAATTCAAGATCATGGTGAGAAAGAAATGATAAGACTAGCTTTTGGCCCTGAGTCTTTAGTTCACTCCATTGTTGTTAAGGCTAGAAAAGATCTTGGTTTGTCTTCATCAAACACTCCTACTACACCTTCAACACCTTCTTCTCCCATGCCTTTTTCGAGGCATAATTCCTCTAACTCTTCGGCGTCTTCTAGGCTTTTGAATGGTATCAGTCTTCCATCTCCATTGAGTATACCAAATCCTTCTTCTTCGAACTCCTCTTGGGCAGCTGCTTCGAACTTTTCTGAAGATTTGGCTAGTCCAAACACATGCCTTGGTCCTTATAATGTTGGAGGGGTTAGTAATTTGGGAATTAGGTCTTCATCGTCTTCGACTATGAATTCATCAGCTCCTCCATTTTACGGAAATGGGAAGAGAGACTCTGATTTGATTGATGAATTTGAACTTCAAGATCAGCTTTCTTTCCTCAATGATGGCTATTACCCTGATTCCGCGTTGAGTCCTAATGGAAGTGGTAGTGATGGTGGAGCACTGTTTAATTCGTACGCTGGTGGTGGTGCTGCCAGGAGCTGGAACGGAGGTGCTGACACAATTAATGGCCTCGCACACCGGAGGAGTTGCTCAGTTAGTGATGTTTTCTTAGGCTCTGATGACCCAGCTGGAGGATTTGGATGGAAACCATGTTTATACTATGCAAGGGGCTACTGCAAAAATGGGACAAGCTGCAGGTTCCTCCATGAGGGGGCATCGGATTCGGATCCTCTGGTTGGTTCTCCTAGTAAGCTTGAGCTGATGGAGCAGTGTCATGAGCTTCTAAGATCTAAATCAGCACAACAACAGAGACTTGCTGCAGCTTCTCAGCTCATGGGGGGTTCTAACTTCCCTTACTCGCCTAAATGCATGAATTTACTCCTCCAGCAACAGAATGATAGCCCAAG GGCGGCAGCAGCAGCAGCCTTAATGATGGGCGAGGAGATGAACAAGTTTGCAAGATCACCTAGGCAGGAAAGAAGTGAATTTGCGATGAATGGAATGGTGAATCCAGTGTCAAGGCAGATTTACTTGACTTTCCCGGCAGATAGTACTTTTAGAGAGGAAGATGTGTCCAATTACTTCAG TATATTTGGGCCTGTGCAAGACGTGAGGATTCCATACCAGCAAAAGCGCATGTTTGGCTTTGTCACTTTTGTTTATCCAGATACCGTGAAGCTTATTCTTGCTAAAGGGAATCCTCATTTTGTGTGTGATGCTCGGGTTCTTGTTAAACCTTACAAGGAGAAGGGTAAAGTCCCGGACAAATTCAG GAAGCAGCAACACATGGACAGGTTAGAATTTTGCGGGAGCCCTACTGGTTTAGATTTGAGAGATCCTTTTGATCTTCATGTTG aggcaAGGATGCTACAGAATACTCAAGACATACTTTGGAGGAGAAAGTTGGAAGAGCAAGCTGAGTTGCATCAAGCCATTGAACTGCAAAACCAGAGGTTGCTAAATCTCCAACTTCTTGATGTGAAGAGGAGTAACCATCACCGTGCCTTCTCTACTGGAGCAGTTATTTCATCTCCAATGCACTCTCCTAATATCCATAATCGGGGTGTCATGCTTTCTTCTTTAGACCGAAGGACTCCTGAATTTCTAGAAG AAAATGGACCAGCACTCACCTTGCCAAATAATGCACCTCCAGCTGTTAACCTCCAGCAGACAGCAAATGTAAATGAGAAAGAGAAATGTTTATCAAGTACCAGTGACCAAAACAGCAACGACAGAAGCCCCCGTGATGACAAAGATGACAAAGAAAACGATTTACTAGAGAG TTTGGAGCACAATCTCCCGGACAATTTGTTCTCATCTCCCAAAGCGGCGCGTGAATACATGTCTGCCTTTTCTGCAGATACAACCACTCTTGAAGAGAATGGGAATGAGGCAGTTGTTTCAGCCCCAGTTCCCACCAACAACTTGATGGCTTCGTCGTTACTTCCTGCTACGTCAACCCTTGACATGGCTTCACTCAAATCATGCTATTTTCAAGTCCCCAG GTTCTCTTCGAATCATGGAGCCATCGAAATGTAG